From one Enterococcus sp. DIV2402 genomic stretch:
- a CDS encoding thymidylate synthase yields the protein MEQAYLDLGKKILEEGNQKGDRTGTGTKSIFGHQMRFDLQQGFPLLTTKRVPFGLIKSELLWFLKGDTNIRYLLQHNNHIWDEWAFERYVKSSDYQGPDMTDFGRRCLIDEEFNEVYQKELAAFCQKIVDDEAFAKQHGDLGKVYGYQWRHWETVNGGFIDQIQDLISMIKTNPNSRRLIVSAWNPEDVPTMALPPCHTMFQFYVNDGKLSCQLYQRSADVFLGVPFNIASYALLTHLIAHETGLAVGEFIHTLGDAHLYNNHFDQMSEQLTRDVRPAPKLILNEDKQSIFDFEMTDITLEGYNPHPTIKAPIAV from the coding sequence ATGGAACAAGCATACCTTGACTTAGGTAAAAAAATTCTTGAAGAAGGCAATCAAAAAGGTGATCGGACAGGAACAGGAACAAAAAGTATTTTTGGTCATCAAATGCGTTTTGATTTGCAACAGGGATTTCCTTTATTAACGACTAAACGTGTTCCTTTTGGATTAATTAAAAGTGAGCTATTATGGTTTTTAAAAGGTGATACGAATATTCGCTATTTATTACAACATAATAATCATATTTGGGATGAGTGGGCGTTTGAACGTTATGTTAAAAGTTCTGACTATCAAGGACCCGATATGACAGATTTTGGTCGTCGTTGTCTAATAGATGAAGAATTTAATGAAGTGTATCAAAAAGAATTGGCAGCTTTTTGCCAAAAAATTGTAGACGATGAAGCATTTGCGAAACAACATGGTGATTTAGGAAAAGTATATGGTTATCAATGGCGCCATTGGGAAACGGTCAACGGTGGTTTTATTGATCAAATTCAAGATTTAATCAGTATGATTAAAACAAATCCTAATTCGAGACGTTTAATTGTTTCAGCGTGGAATCCAGAAGATGTTCCTACAATGGCACTGCCTCCATGTCATACGATGTTTCAGTTCTATGTGAATGATGGTAAATTAAGTTGTCAGCTATATCAACGGAGTGCCGATGTTTTTTTAGGAGTTCCTTTTAATATTGCTAGTTACGCTTTGTTGACGCATTTAATTGCTCACGAAACCGGCCTTGCAGTTGGCGAATTTATCCATACTTTAGGTGATGCTCACCTTTATAATAATCACTTTGATCAAATGAGTGAACAATTAACACGTGATGTACGACCTGCGCCTAAATTGATTTTAAATGAAGACAAACAATCAATTTTTGATTTTGAAATGACAGATATCACACTTGAAGGATACAATCCACATCCAACAATTAAAGCACCAATTGCAGTGTAG
- a CDS encoding dihydrofolate reductase: MLVALWAQDKNGLIGKDNQLPWSLPADLKFFKETTIGNTIVMGRKTFEGMGKRALPSRQTIVLTRDKNYQSEGVLVMHTVEEILDYAKQSGHPVYIIGGALIFKDYLPYCDQLLRTMIDEEFDGDIYMPEIDWSQWELVQSTEGVVDEKNKYAHRYETFERK; encoded by the coding sequence ATGTTAGTAGCACTTTGGGCACAAGATAAAAATGGTCTCATTGGAAAGGATAATCAACTTCCATGGAGTTTGCCAGCAGACTTAAAATTTTTTAAAGAAACCACCATTGGTAATACGATTGTAATGGGAAGAAAAACATTTGAAGGAATGGGAAAACGTGCGTTGCCCTCTCGTCAAACAATTGTTCTAACGAGAGATAAGAATTATCAAAGCGAAGGCGTTTTAGTTATGCATACCGTAGAAGAAATTCTTGACTATGCTAAACAATCAGGTCATCCAGTCTATATTATCGGTGGAGCATTAATTTTCAAAGATTATTTACCTTATTGTGACCAATTACTTCGAACGATGATTGATGAAGAATTTGATGGTGACATTTATATGCCTGAAATTGATTGGTCTCAGTGGGAATTAGTCCAATCAACAGAGGGTGTAGTAGACGAAAAAAATAAATATGCACATCGATATGAAACATTTGAGCGCAAATAA
- the trhA gene encoding PAQR family membrane homeostasis protein TrhA produces METSKFTRKYLIVNEVLNAVTHGVGFGLSIAGLVILLVKGAHLGSPIHVVSYALYGSTMILLFLFSTLFHSLIFTKAKKVFQVFDHASIFLLIAGSYTPFCLLSIQGWLGWTLFVAIWLLAISGIVYKSITLHKQETVSKISTVIYIIMGWLCLFAFQPLTQSLGLWGTILLASGGVSYTVGALFYSLKHVRFMHVVWHLFVMLGAGLMYFSVLFFT; encoded by the coding sequence ATGGAAACATCTAAATTTACTCGTAAATATCTCATCGTCAATGAAGTACTAAATGCCGTCACACATGGTGTAGGCTTTGGACTTAGTATCGCTGGCCTGGTCATTTTGTTAGTCAAAGGCGCACATTTAGGCTCGCCAATTCATGTCGTTTCTTATGCGTTATACGGTTCCACGATGATTTTGTTATTTTTATTTTCTACCTTGTTTCACAGCTTAATTTTTACCAAAGCGAAAAAAGTCTTTCAAGTCTTTGATCATGCATCGATTTTTTTATTAATTGCTGGTAGCTACACGCCATTTTGTTTATTAAGCATCCAAGGATGGTTAGGTTGGACCTTATTTGTAGCGATTTGGCTGTTAGCCATCAGTGGTATCGTGTACAAATCCATTACCCTGCACAAGCAAGAAACCGTTTCGAAAATCTCAACTGTTATTTACATCATTATGGGATGGTTATGTTTATTCGCTTTTCAACCATTGACACAGTCGCTTGGACTTTGGGGAACTATTCTATTAGCCAGTGGCGGTGTTTCTTATACAGTAGGCGCCTTGTTTTATAGCTTAAAACATGTGCGGTTTATGCATGTTGTTTGGCATTTATTTGTCATGTTAGGCGCAGGTCTGATGTATTTTTCTGTTTTATTTTTCACTTAA
- a CDS encoding DegV family protein, whose amino-acid sequence MGNLKIVTDSSCTMKKSVRDQLNIHVVPLSVMIDGVVYRDDDQLPGEKFMEMMSTSKELPKTSQPPIGEFAELYDELGKDGSEILSIHMTKALSGTVEAARQASNLSKSNVTVVETDMTDQGLSFAVIRAAELAQEGKSLNEVLPVVQNILSNTKLFIGLSTLENLVKGGRISRAKGMLSSFLNMRVIMELKNSELIPVVKGRGVKTFNKWFEELKNELKNNPAVKQIGISYAGGLEQSEKFKRELQEIFPKMDICLLHTTPIIATHTGEGAFAIMYYTE is encoded by the coding sequence ATGGGAAATCTTAAGATAGTTACTGATTCATCTTGTACAATGAAAAAAAGTGTGAGAGATCAGTTGAATATTCATGTAGTGCCATTATCAGTGATGATTGATGGTGTGGTGTATCGTGATGACGATCAGCTACCTGGAGAAAAATTCATGGAAATGATGTCAACTTCCAAAGAGTTACCAAAGACCAGTCAACCGCCAATCGGTGAATTTGCTGAATTATATGATGAATTAGGAAAAGATGGTAGTGAAATTTTATCTATTCATATGACCAAAGCATTAAGTGGAACGGTTGAGGCTGCTAGACAAGCAAGTAACCTTTCAAAAAGTAACGTAACAGTTGTAGAAACTGATATGACAGACCAAGGACTATCTTTTGCAGTGATTCGAGCAGCAGAATTAGCACAAGAAGGAAAAAGCTTAAATGAAGTTTTACCAGTTGTTCAAAATATTTTAAGCAATACAAAACTATTTATTGGCTTATCGACATTGGAAAATCTAGTAAAAGGTGGTCGAATCAGTCGTGCAAAAGGAATGCTGTCTAGTTTTCTAAATATGCGTGTTATTATGGAATTAAAAAATTCTGAATTAATTCCAGTCGTTAAAGGCCGTGGTGTCAAGACATTTAACAAATGGTTTGAAGAACTAAAAAATGAGTTAAAAAATAATCCAGCAGTCAAGCAAATAGGAATTTCCTATGCAGGTGGGTTAGAGCAATCTGAAAAATTCAAACGTGAATTGCAAGAAATCTTCCCTAAAATGGATATTTGTTTGTTGCATACCACACCAATTATTGCTACGCATACAGGTGAAGGCGCATTTGCGATTATGTATTATACAGAATAG
- a CDS encoding GDSL-type esterase/lipase family protein, which produces MKIQKIIGPIIVVFLLAFLTFLVLQQAFPKVQPRLNGTSQVATEKYKETIRYTALGDSLTEGVGDDTKRGGFVPIVANDLQEEFQLTSVEVENYGVAGERSDQIYKRLKKETEIQNNMAESDIITLTVGGNDLMKVIQNNIFGLSMKTFEKPLKKYQTQLTELLTELRNLNPHAPIYVVGVYNPFYVNFPEITDMQTIVDNWNEGTKEIVEENENVYFIPINELIASGLGEPAITVQTEDSSRETGNDLNIVKNNVLYDKDKFHPNNIGYQLMAKAVKDELISTKNEWLLKESE; this is translated from the coding sequence GTGAAGATTCAAAAAATAATAGGACCAATTATTGTGGTTTTTTTACTGGCATTTTTGACTTTTTTGGTCCTTCAACAAGCTTTTCCTAAAGTTCAACCAAGGTTAAATGGGACAAGCCAAGTTGCTACAGAAAAATACAAAGAAACGATTCGTTATACTGCTTTAGGGGATTCCTTAACAGAAGGCGTGGGTGATGATACGAAACGTGGCGGTTTTGTACCGATTGTCGCCAATGATTTACAAGAAGAATTTCAGTTAACCAGTGTCGAAGTTGAGAATTATGGTGTCGCAGGTGAACGTAGTGACCAAATTTATAAACGTTTAAAAAAGGAAACTGAGATTCAGAACAATATGGCAGAATCCGACATTATCACGTTAACTGTTGGTGGAAATGATTTAATGAAAGTCATTCAAAATAACATCTTTGGTTTGTCAATGAAGACTTTTGAGAAGCCTTTAAAGAAATATCAAACGCAATTAACTGAGCTATTAACAGAGTTACGAAATTTAAATCCTCATGCACCTATTTATGTGGTCGGGGTGTATAATCCGTTTTATGTCAATTTTCCAGAGATTACAGATATGCAGACGATTGTAGATAATTGGAATGAAGGGACGAAAGAAATTGTTGAAGAAAATGAAAATGTCTATTTTATTCCAATTAATGAGTTGATTGCTTCTGGATTAGGCGAGCCTGCAATCACAGTTCAAACAGAAGATAGCTCTAGAGAAACAGGCAATGATTTGAATATTGTTAAAAATAATGTGTTGTATGATAAAGATAAATTCCATCCGAATAATATTGGTTATCAATTGATGGCTAAAGCAGTTAAAGATGAACTAATCAGCACTAAAAATGAATGGTTACTAAAGGAGAGTGAGTAG
- a CDS encoding YpmS family protein, whose translation MTPEEKPSTKKTFSWKEWNKWKVAFFVLIGIVIGSSIFLFTRITEKRDFTKHDIPELVEREGSPVLNIRSNKEQINSLIDFYLDEYQQDTDVKYEFRLENEALLTGEFKILGFPVTFYLYFDPYVMDNGNVQLKAKSLSIGTLGVPITEVMKMIQRNYDMPKWIEINPKEETVMLRLDQFRMQNGLFLKADKINLVDDEIQVSLYLPESKEKE comes from the coding sequence ATGACCCCCGAAGAAAAACCAAGCACCAAAAAAACTTTTTCGTGGAAAGAATGGAATAAATGGAAAGTTGCTTTTTTTGTATTAATTGGTATTGTAATAGGTAGCAGTATTTTTTTATTCACACGAATTACTGAAAAAAGAGATTTTACAAAACATGATATTCCTGAATTGGTTGAACGTGAAGGCAGTCCAGTTTTAAATATTCGTAGTAATAAAGAACAAATCAATTCACTGATTGATTTTTATTTAGATGAATATCAACAAGATACAGATGTCAAATATGAATTTCGTTTGGAAAATGAAGCATTATTGACGGGTGAATTTAAAATTTTAGGTTTTCCAGTAACATTTTATCTTTATTTTGATCCGTATGTGATGGATAATGGGAATGTGCAATTGAAAGCAAAAAGTTTATCAATTGGGACACTTGGCGTACCGATTACCGAAGTCATGAAAATGATTCAAAGAAACTACGATATGCCCAAATGGATTGAGATCAATCCTAAAGAAGAGACAGTTATGTTGCGATTAGATCAATTCCGTATGCAAAACGGTCTGTTCTTAAAAGCAGATAAAATAAATTTGGTTGATGATGAGATTCAAGTGAGCTTATATTTACCTGAATCCAAAGAAAAGGAGTGA
- the msrA gene encoding peptide-methionine (S)-S-oxide reductase MsrA: MERAIFAGGCFWCMIQPFDELPGIHSVLSGYTGGHVENPTYEQVCSHTTGHTEAVEIIFDPELISFKDLVEIYWQQTDPTDAFGQFEDRGDNYRPVIFYFNDEQKKIAEESKQALQDSGRFDKPIVTSIESAQPFYPAELYHQDYYKKNPTNFERSHARREAFLKENW; this comes from the coding sequence ATGGAAAGAGCTATTTTTGCAGGAGGTTGTTTTTGGTGTATGATACAACCTTTTGATGAACTACCAGGAATTCATTCAGTACTGTCAGGTTATACAGGTGGTCATGTGGAGAATCCAACGTATGAGCAAGTGTGTAGTCATACAACTGGACACACAGAAGCAGTGGAAATTATTTTTGACCCAGAATTGATTTCGTTTAAAGATTTAGTAGAAATCTACTGGCAACAAACAGATCCAACCGATGCATTTGGTCAATTTGAAGACCGTGGAGACAATTACCGTCCAGTGATTTTCTACTTTAATGACGAACAAAAGAAAATCGCCGAAGAAAGTAAGCAAGCCTTACAGGATTCTGGCCGTTTTGATAAACCGATTGTGACAAGTATTGAATCAGCGCAACCGTTTTATCCAGCAGAATTGTATCATCAAGACTATTATAAGAAAAATCCAACGAACTTTGAGCGTAGTCATGCCCGAAGAGAAGCATTTTTAAAAGAGAACTGGTGA
- a CDS encoding YozE family protein, with amino-acid sequence MRRSFYQYLMTLKGPSHTDEEQIFATDASHDIQFPKHTDNYDEISNYLEMNVNYLENMDIFDRIWEKYLENNA; translated from the coding sequence ATGAGAAGAAGCTTTTATCAGTATTTGATGACGTTGAAAGGACCGAGTCATACAGATGAAGAACAAATTTTTGCAACCGATGCAAGTCATGATATTCAATTTCCTAAGCATACAGACAATTATGATGAAATTTCTAATTACTTAGAAATGAATGTTAATTATTTAGAAAACATGGATATTTTTGATCGAATTTGGGAAAAATATTTAGAAAATAATGCATAA
- a CDS encoding S41 family peptidase translates to MQNKQIPFHRYIISLICVAVISGGGVYIANNSGVTLASEEEDELQKVHTLYRTLQEDYYQKVDKDTLIEGALKGMTEALNDPYTTYLGKEEAEQLSNSLADSFEGIGATLTLVDNLPEVAQAPVKDSPAEKAGLKVHDKILKVDGKETIGQTLNEVVQSIRGEKGTQVTLTIQRADKTFDVEITRGKIPIASLIAEMDENQPTIGKIQIASFNESTARELQEAIEKLRKEGAQSFIIDLRQNPGGYLSQVEAMASMFLEDGQTIVQFETDDQIVGSSKASSDLDGGFKVTEPVAVLVDGGSASASEIFAAALKESANVPVIGTKTFGKGTVQAVNGFGDQSELKMTVQKWLTPSGEWINEKGLKPTIEVDFPEYAYLPPLPKNETLKKGMTSEDVENLNTFLHVLAYQTEGNTFNDATEQAVKDFQSSNKLKETGEVDAETAVVIELKITDQLRKSDQMYEKAVEVLTKESKQ, encoded by the coding sequence ATGCAAAATAAACAAATACCTTTTCATAGATATATTATATCACTCATTTGTGTAGCGGTTATTTCTGGTGGCGGCGTATATATTGCCAACAATTCAGGAGTCACATTAGCTTCAGAGGAAGAAGATGAACTACAAAAAGTTCATACCTTGTATCGTACATTACAAGAAGATTATTATCAAAAAGTTGATAAAGATACGCTGATTGAAGGAGCCCTTAAAGGCATGACTGAAGCATTAAATGATCCGTATACAACTTATTTGGGCAAAGAAGAAGCAGAGCAATTGTCAAATTCGTTAGCTGATAGTTTTGAAGGCATCGGTGCAACACTGACTTTAGTTGATAATTTACCTGAAGTTGCACAAGCCCCAGTCAAAGACAGTCCTGCTGAAAAAGCTGGTTTAAAAGTTCATGATAAAATTTTAAAAGTGGATGGAAAAGAAACCATTGGGCAAACCTTAAATGAAGTGGTACAGTCGATTCGTGGCGAAAAAGGTACACAAGTAACGTTAACCATTCAGCGGGCAGACAAAACATTTGATGTTGAAATTACTCGTGGAAAAATTCCAATTGCTTCTTTAATCGCAGAAATGGATGAAAACCAACCGACGATTGGTAAGATTCAAATTGCTAGTTTTAATGAAAGTACTGCACGTGAGTTACAAGAGGCAATTGAAAAGTTGCGCAAAGAAGGAGCACAATCATTTATCATTGATTTAAGACAAAATCCTGGTGGTTATTTAAGTCAAGTTGAAGCTATGGCAAGTATGTTTTTAGAAGATGGTCAAACGATTGTTCAATTTGAAACGGATGACCAAATTGTCGGTTCCAGTAAAGCATCTAGTGACTTAGACGGTGGGTTTAAGGTGACGGAACCTGTTGCAGTATTAGTCGATGGTGGCAGTGCTTCAGCCTCAGAAATTTTTGCAGCAGCGTTAAAAGAATCCGCTAATGTACCTGTAATTGGCACCAAAACTTTTGGGAAAGGGACCGTTCAAGCAGTGAATGGTTTTGGAGACCAGAGTGAGCTGAAAATGACGGTTCAAAAGTGGTTAACGCCATCTGGTGAATGGATTAATGAAAAAGGATTAAAACCGACGATTGAAGTTGATTTTCCAGAGTATGCCTACCTACCACCATTACCGAAAAATGAAACGTTAAAAAAAGGAATGACCTCCGAAGACGTAGAAAATTTAAATACATTCTTACATGTATTGGCATATCAAACAGAAGGCAATACCTTTAATGATGCAACAGAACAAGCGGTCAAAGATTTCCAATCATCCAATAAGTTAAAAGAAACCGGAGAAGTAGATGCCGAAACAGCAGTGGTTATTGAATTGAAAATAACAGACCAACTGCGCAAGTCCGATCAAATGTACGAGAAAGCAGTTGAAGTATTGACGAAAGAGTCGAAACAATGA
- the lepB gene encoding signal peptidase I, translating to MKTVNKDRFFEIVWMILKYTFVAGALAIMIRGFLLIPVPVEGNSMETTLQQGDMVVVEKISEIKRFDIIVFQLSDGTTYIKRVIGLPGESVSYADDKLYINGKQVNEPFLEKNLAENDEPIPFTYDFKFEELMGVEKLGKDSYFVIGDNRRLSKDSRSFGAISEENILGKARFVYYPFTHIKFI from the coding sequence ATGAAAACAGTAAACAAAGACCGCTTTTTTGAAATAGTTTGGATGATTTTGAAATATACTTTTGTTGCCGGAGCACTGGCTATAATGATTCGGGGATTTCTATTGATTCCAGTTCCTGTTGAAGGAAATTCTATGGAGACAACTTTACAGCAAGGAGATATGGTTGTTGTTGAAAAGATTTCTGAGATCAAACGTTTTGATATTATTGTTTTTCAACTATCAGATGGAACAACGTATATTAAACGGGTAATTGGTCTACCTGGAGAATCTGTTAGTTATGCAGACGATAAACTGTATATTAATGGTAAACAAGTTAATGAACCTTTCTTAGAGAAAAACTTGGCAGAAAATGATGAGCCGATTCCTTTCACCTATGACTTTAAATTTGAAGAATTGATGGGTGTAGAAAAATTAGGAAAAGACAGCTATTTTGTTATTGGAGACAATCGACGTTTATCTAAAGATAGTCGCTCATTTGGTGCAATTTCTGAAGAAAACATTTTAGGTAAGGCTCGTTTTGTCTATTACCCATTTACACATATTAAGTTTATTTAG
- a CDS encoding oleate hydratase — translation MYRSNGNYEAFARPKKPENVDRKQAYLVGSGLASLAAAAFLVRDGQMKGENIHIFEELPLAGGSLDGILDPTKGFIIRGGREMENHFECLWDLFRSVPSLEVEDASVLDEFYWLNKEDPNSSNCRVIENRGERIPTDGKFTLSDQASEEIVRLFLMTEDSLQDKKITDVFSEEFFESNFWTYWSTMFAFEKWHSAMEMRRYIMRFIHHIDGLPDLSALKFTKYNQYESLVLPLVRYLEAHHVHFQYDTMVKNIIVEHENGLIAKELILEVNGEEQRVSLTTDDLVFVTNGSITESTTYGDNDHPAPITHEPGGSWQLWQNLAKQDPALGNPSKFCENLPEESWFVSATLTTLDDKIAPYIEKISKRDPYAGKVVTGGIVTAKDSGWLMSYTLNRQPHFKNQPKDQLVVWIYGLLSDKKGDFIKKKITECSGNEIAQEWLYHLGVPVEIIPDLARHSANTIPCYMPYITSYFMPRANGDRPLVVPEGSKNLAFIGNFSETERDTVFTTEYSVRTAMEAVYSLLKVDRGVPEVFASAYDIRTLLSSTNRLMDGKKITDMHVPWLIKVLEKRGLKKVEGTFIEELLKDSHLI, via the coding sequence ATGTATCGAAGTAATGGAAATTATGAAGCGTTTGCTCGTCCAAAAAAACCAGAAAATGTCGATCGTAAACAAGCTTATTTAGTTGGATCCGGTTTAGCGTCCTTGGCAGCTGCTGCTTTTTTAGTACGCGATGGCCAAATGAAAGGAGAAAATATTCACATTTTCGAGGAACTACCCCTTGCTGGGGGAAGCTTGGATGGTATTTTAGATCCAACAAAAGGATTTATTATTCGTGGTGGACGCGAGATGGAAAATCACTTTGAATGTCTGTGGGATTTATTCCGTTCAGTGCCCTCTCTTGAAGTGGAAGATGCTTCGGTGTTAGATGAATTTTATTGGTTAAATAAAGAAGATCCGAATTCTTCTAATTGTCGTGTGATTGAAAACCGTGGCGAACGTATTCCAACAGACGGTAAATTTACATTATCTGATCAAGCTTCAGAAGAGATTGTTCGTTTGTTTCTTATGACAGAAGATAGTTTACAAGATAAAAAAATTACAGATGTCTTTTCAGAAGAATTTTTTGAGTCTAACTTTTGGACGTATTGGTCAACCATGTTTGCTTTTGAAAAATGGCATTCAGCAATGGAAATGCGTCGTTATATTATGCGTTTCATCCATCATATTGATGGGTTACCAGATTTATCTGCTTTGAAATTTACAAAATATAACCAATATGAATCATTAGTCTTACCATTGGTTCGCTATTTAGAAGCGCATCATGTGCATTTCCAATATGATACTATGGTAAAAAATATTATCGTGGAACATGAAAATGGATTAATAGCAAAAGAATTGATTCTTGAAGTGAATGGTGAAGAACAACGTGTGTCTTTAACGACAGATGATTTAGTCTTTGTAACGAATGGTAGCATTACTGAAAGTACGACATATGGGGATAATGATCACCCAGCCCCTATTACTCATGAGCCCGGTGGTAGCTGGCAGTTATGGCAAAATTTAGCGAAACAAGACCCAGCATTAGGTAATCCTAGTAAGTTCTGTGAAAATTTACCTGAAGAAAGTTGGTTTGTTTCTGCAACTTTAACGACGCTTGATGATAAAATAGCGCCATATATCGAAAAAATTAGCAAACGTGATCCTTATGCTGGCAAAGTTGTCACTGGCGGAATCGTTACAGCTAAGGATTCTGGATGGCTAATGAGTTATACCCTAAATCGACAACCACATTTTAAAAATCAACCTAAAGATCAATTAGTCGTGTGGATTTATGGCTTACTTTCGGATAAAAAAGGTGATTTTATTAAGAAAAAAATTACGGAATGTTCAGGAAATGAAATCGCACAAGAATGGTTATATCATTTAGGTGTACCAGTGGAAATAATTCCTGACTTAGCTCGTCATTCAGCGAATACAATTCCTTGCTATATGCCTTACATTACGTCTTATTTTATGCCTCGTGCTAACGGAGACCGTCCGCTAGTAGTTCCAGAAGGCTCTAAAAATTTAGCTTTTATTGGAAACTTTAGCGAGACCGAACGAGATACAGTTTTTACCACAGAATATTCCGTCCGTACCGCAATGGAAGCCGTGTATAGCTTATTAAAAGTTGATCGAGGTGTACCAGAAGTCTTTGCGTCAGCCTATGATATTCGCACCTTATTATCTTCAACGAATCGTTTAATGGATGGTAAAAAAATTACAGACATGCACGTTCCTTGGTTAATTAAAGTGTTAGAAAAACGCGGGTTGAAAAAAGTCGAAGGAACGTTTATTGAAGAGTTATTAAAAGACAGTCATTTAATTTAA
- a CDS encoding ribonuclease HII codes for MKIESIATIKEQLQSLSSLDDPYVVSLRQDSRLGVQKLLTQLEKRLEKEAQLKTKYTEMQLFEHACYDQGHMLIAGIDEVGRGPLAGPVVAAAVILPQNCEILGLNDSKQLSEKKRELLAKEIKEQAIAIGIGILSPEEIDTLNIYQASKQAMMQAVVQLTPQPEHLLIDAMTLELPFPQEKIIKGDARSISIAAASIIAKVYRDNLMKDYHKLYPHYGFDKNAGYGTKIHLDGLATHGITPIHRKTFAPVKQYLS; via the coding sequence ATGAAGATTGAATCTATTGCGACGATTAAAGAACAACTACAATCTCTTTCATCTTTAGACGATCCCTATGTGGTAAGCTTGCGTCAAGATTCACGATTAGGCGTTCAAAAATTATTGACACAGCTTGAAAAACGCTTAGAAAAAGAGGCACAACTCAAAACAAAGTATACTGAAATGCAGTTATTTGAACATGCTTGTTATGACCAAGGGCATATGCTAATAGCGGGTATCGATGAAGTGGGTCGTGGCCCTTTAGCAGGTCCAGTGGTTGCCGCAGCAGTGATCTTACCACAAAACTGTGAAATTTTAGGTTTAAACGATTCCAAGCAATTGTCTGAAAAAAAACGGGAATTACTTGCAAAAGAAATTAAAGAGCAAGCAATTGCTATCGGAATCGGAATTCTCTCACCTGAAGAAATTGATACCTTAAATATTTATCAAGCAAGTAAACAAGCGATGATGCAAGCAGTCGTCCAATTAACACCGCAACCTGAGCATTTATTAATTGATGCGATGACTTTAGAGTTACCTTTTCCTCAAGAAAAAATTATTAAAGGGGATGCGCGTTCTATTTCAATTGCTGCAGCAAGTATCATTGCAAAAGTTTATCGGGATAATTTAATGAAGGATTATCACAAATTATATCCACATTATGGCTTTGATAAAAATGCTGGTTACGGAACAAAAATTCACCTTGATGGGCTCGCAACACATGGAATCACACCAATTCATCGCAAAACATTTGCCCCTGTCAAGCAATATCTTTCATAA
- the ylqF gene encoding ribosome biogenesis GTPase YlqF encodes MAIQWFPGHMAKAKREVSEKLKYVDIVFELVDGRLPLASRNPMLDQILQQKPRLVLINKADLADPNQTKQWEKYFIEKGFSVLAINAQENKGVKAIVAKAKEALKAKLERDRNRGLKPRAIRAMVIGIPNVGKSTLLNRLAGKKIAQTGNKPGVTKGQQWIRYGSELELLDTPGILWPKFEDQEIGKKLALTGAIKDQLLHLDDIAIYGLDFFARYYPKQLVQRYHLSEEELSQLGPELLMTITEKLGFRDNYERGSERVIHDIRQGKLGRYTLDRCEEFGVGLDED; translated from the coding sequence TGGTTTCCTGGTCATATGGCAAAAGCGAAACGAGAAGTAAGCGAAAAATTAAAATACGTGGATATTGTTTTTGAATTAGTTGACGGACGACTACCTTTAGCATCTCGTAACCCTATGCTTGACCAAATTCTTCAACAAAAACCACGCCTTGTTTTAATTAACAAAGCTGACCTTGCTGATCCTAATCAAACAAAACAGTGGGAAAAATATTTTATTGAGAAAGGTTTTTCCGTTTTAGCAATTAATGCCCAAGAAAATAAAGGAGTCAAAGCGATTGTTGCAAAAGCTAAAGAAGCCCTCAAAGCAAAATTAGAACGCGATCGCAATCGTGGTCTAAAACCACGTGCTATTCGTGCAATGGTTATAGGCATTCCAAACGTTGGAAAATCAACACTCTTAAACCGATTAGCTGGCAAAAAAATTGCTCAAACAGGAAACAAACCTGGCGTAACTAAAGGACAACAATGGATTCGTTATGGAAGTGAATTAGAATTATTAGATACTCCTGGAATCTTATGGCCAAAATTTGAAGATCAAGAAATCGGCAAAAAACTTGCATTAACAGGTGCTATCAAAGACCAACTTTTGCATTTAGATGATATTGCCATTTATGGACTGGATTTCTTTGCGCGTTACTATCCAAAGCAATTGGTTCAACGTTATCATTTATCAGAAGAAGAACTCTCACAATTAGGTCCTGAACTGTTGATGACAATTACTGAAAAATTAGGCTTTCGCGATAATTACGAACGGGGAAGTGAACGGGTCATTCATGACATTCGTCAAGGAAAATTAGGAAGATATACATTAGATCGTTGTGAAGAATTTGGAGTGGGACTTGATGAAGATTGA